The following proteins are encoded in a genomic region of Triticum dicoccoides isolate Atlit2015 ecotype Zavitan chromosome 1B, WEW_v2.0, whole genome shotgun sequence:
- the LOC119301278 gene encoding E3 ubiquitin-protein ligase RNF14-like, whose product MPRKYWKPRGGPGCVAPAPELHWKALNPNPVPAEVPECSRSRAAEVSDDDAFVDVPATAEDAVVEEEIATKLVGIHMELSQEELRANHQMQEDEIFALEAIFGDSIVILNKKEGQRSFQVHVHIEIPDDGIDVSARLDYGTGTLNYGETCDGDASDNLVYKFRVEHLPPILLTCYLPSSYPSHQPPSFTISTEWLDTVKISSLCQMLDMIWEEQQGMEVIYQWVQWLQNSLLSHLGFADEIILSKGDLTCHEDGGDKHACRDDSAPDVIITRIMRYDDDKRHEAFLHDIHDCMICFSEFPGVDFVTLPCHHFFCRKCIQTYCKIHVKEGTVLKLTCPDTKCEGVVSPHILKTLLAEDEYERWEKLLLQRTLDAMNDLVYCPRCETACLEDESNDAVCPSCLFSFCTLCTSHRHVGKQCMTAE is encoded by the exons ATGCCGCGGAAGTACTGGAAGCCGCGGGGAGGCCCTGGATGTGTGGCGCCCGCGCCGGAGCTTCACTGGAAGGCCCTAAACCCTAACCCCGTCCCTGCGGAGGTCCCCGAGTGCTCCCGCTCCCGCGCCGCCGAGGTGTCCGATGACGACGCCTTTGTGGACGTCCCCGCCACCGCTGAGGATGCTGTCGTGGAGGAAGAAATAGCAACAAAGCTGGTGGGGATTCACATGGAGTTGAGTCAGGAGGAGCTGCGCGCTAACCATCAGATGCAGGAGGACGAG ATATTTGCCTTGGAAGCAATTTTTGGAGACAGCATCGTCATTTTAAACAAAAAAGAAGGTCAACGGTCTTTCCAG GTTCATGTACACATTGAGATACCAGATGATGGTATAGATGTCTCGGCAAGGCTCGACTATGGTACTGGAACATTAAATTATGGGGAAACATGTGATGGTGATGCCTCGGATAATCTTGTTTACAAGTTTAGGGTTGAGCATTTGCCTCCAATCCTGCTAACATGCTACCTGCCTTCGTCCTACCCGAGTCATCAACCTCCCTCTTTCACCATCTCCACCGAATGgctggacacagtgaagatttcatCGTTATGTCAAATGCTTGATATGATTTGGGAAGAGCAGCAGGGCATGGAAGTAATATATCAGTGGGTTCAGTGGCTCCAAAACTCTTTACTTTCTCACCTAGGGTTTGCTGATGAGATAATTTTAAGCAAGGGTGATCTAACCTGTCATGAAGATGGTGGGGATAAGCATGCTTGTCGAGATGATTCTGCACCTGATGTTATAattacaaggattatgagatatgaTGATGATAAGCGTCATGAAGCCTTCTTACATGATATTCATGACTGCATGATATGCTTCAGCGAGTTTCCTG GTGTCGATTTTGTCACACTTCCATGCCATCATTTCTTTTGCCGGAAATGCATCCAAACATACTGCAAAATTCATGTCAAGGAAGGAACTGTATTGAAGTTGACGTGTCCTGATACAAAATGTGAAGGTGTTGTTTCTCCTCATATATTGAAAACACTTCTGGCGGAGGATGAGTATGAACGTTGGGAAAAACTGCTTCTTCAGAGAACTCTCGATGCCATGAATGATTTAGTTTATTGTCCAAGGTGCGAAACTGCTTGCTTGGAGGATGAAAGTAACGATGCGGTTTGTCCGAGTTGTCTATTCAGCTTCTGCACGCTTTGTACATCCCACCGTCATGTGGGGAAACAATGTATGACCGCAGAG